The genomic region GCCCCGCCGTGGGCCGAGACGTCGTGCGTGGACGGCAAAGCGGGTCCACGAAGAGGGTCCCGGCCGGGCACGCATTCTCAAAACCTGTCCGACCGTCGGACAGGCTCGCGCCAAACGAAACCGGGGAAGTGGGCCTGACGAAGTCGTGCGGTGATCTGCGACATCGTGCGTGCGCGGAGAGAGAAAGCGGCTCCACGGTCGGGGCCGTCCGCCGGGAGCACAGGCCAGAAACCTGTCCGACGGTCGGACAGGCTCGCGCCACAAGAAGTCGAGGAAGTGCGCCTGACGGAGTCTCGCGGTGAGCCGCGACGCCGTGCGTGCGCGGACGGCAAGAGGGGCCATGGACGGGGGGCCGTCCGCCGGGAGCACAGGCCAGAAACCTGTCCGACAGTCGGACAGGTTTTCGCTGCATGCGGCCCGCGCACTTGTCCGACAGTCGGACAGGTTTTTCTCCGACCGGGCCCGGAGGGTGCCCCCTGGCTGGCAATGAGAAGGGTGGGCTCGCACGTCCATGTCAGACCCCTGTGGTTGGATGGCGATGCTGGGACGAGGAGGGGGAGTGGGGATGGAACGGCGAGGACTCGTGGCCTATGTGGAGGCGCAAATCGAGCGCGATATCGCGCTGGGGCGTCTGCACCCGAGCGGACAATTCGGCTCCGAAGCGAAGCTGGCGCGCCGCTATGAGGTGTGTCGGGGCACCATCCGCGAGGCGCTGAGGCGGCTGGCGGCACGGGGGCTGGTGGTGCAGCGCCCCGGACGCAAGACGCGCGCGGTGCCGCTGGATGAGTCGCTGACGCTGGAGAACCTGGGGCTGGCGCTGCATGACGCGAGCAACCCGGATGCCCGGTGGCTTCTGGAGGGCTACTTCAGCCTCAAGCGGCAGGTGCTGGTGGAGCTGCTGGCCGACTGCTGCGCGAGGGCCTCGGACCTCGACCTGGACCGGCTGGGGAGCACGTGCTACCAGCTCCAGGACGCGGCGCGCTGGGAGTCGGGGGAAACCTGCGCGCAGGCGGAGTTCGAGT from Corallococcus exiguus harbors:
- a CDS encoding FadR/GntR family transcriptional regulator produces the protein MGMERRGLVAYVEAQIERDIALGRLHPSGQFGSEAKLARRYEVCRGTIREALRRLAARGLVVQRPGRKTRAVPLDESLTLENLGLALHDASNPDARWLLEGYFSLKRQVLVELLADCCARASDLDLDRLGSTCYQLQDAARWESGETCAQAEFELLRHAARVAARPGHVLLVQSLQRAFLGCAAQLLPLMGGDALREWAFRAMAILHERDVQALQHELP